The Microcebus murinus isolate Inina chromosome 4, M.murinus_Inina_mat1.0, whole genome shotgun sequence genome has a segment encoding these proteins:
- the LOC105863164 gene encoding olfactory receptor 5B3, whose amino-acid sequence MENKTEVTQFILLGLTNAPELQVPLFIMFFLIYIITVIGNLGMTVFIFLDSRLHTPMYFFLGNLSLVDFCYSSAVTPTVMAGLLIGDKVISYNACAAQMFFFVAFATVENYLLASMAYDRYAAVCKPLHYTTTMTTSVCVCLAIGSYVCGFVNASIHIGDTFSLSFCKANEVHHFFCDIPAVMILSCSDRHISELVLVYVVSFNIFFALLVILISYLFIFITILKMHSGAGHQKALSTCASHFTAVSIFYGTIIFMYLQPSSSHSMDTDKMASVFYTMVIPMLNPVVYSLRNKEVKSAFKKVVEKAKLSLGL is encoded by the coding sequence ATGGAGAACAAGACAGAAGTGACACAGTTCATCCTCCTGGGACTAACCAATGCCCCAGAACTACAGGTTCCCCTCTTTATAATGTTCTTCCTCATCTACATCATCACTGTCATTGGAAACCTGGGCATGACTGTATTTATCTTCTTGGACTCTCGTCTCCACACTCCCATGTACTTTTTCCTTGGTAACCTGTCTCTGGTGGACTTTTGTTACTCTTCAGCTGTCACTCCCACAGTCATGGCTGGGCTTCTTATAGGAGACAAGGTCATCTCCTACAATGCATGTGCTGCTCAGATGTTCTTTTTTGTAGCTTTTGCCACTGTGGAAAATTACCTGTTGGCATCAATGGCCTACGACCGCTATGCAGCAGTGTGTAAACCTCTACATTACACCACCACCATGACGacgagtgtgtgtgtatgtttggcCATAGGCTCCTATGTCTGTGGTTTTGTGAATGCCTCCATCCACATTGGGGACACATTCAGTCTCTCTTTCTGTAAGGCCAATGAGGTCCATCACTTTTTCTGCGACATTCCAGCAGTGATGATTCTCTCTTGCTCTGATAGACATATTAGTGAGCTGGTTCTTGTTTATGTTGTGAGCTTCAATATCTTCTTTGCTCTCCTGGTTATCTTGATATCCTACCTATTCATTTTTATCACCATCCTAAAGATGCACTCAGGTGCAGGCCATCAGAAGGCTTTGTCTACCTGTGCTTCCCACTTCACTGCAGTCTCCATCTTCTATGGGACTATTATCTTCATGTACTTACAGCCCAGCTCCAGTCACTCCATGGACACTGACAAGATGGCATCTGTGTTCTATACCATGGTCATCCCCATGCTGAATCCTGTGGTCTACAGCCTGAGAAACAAGGAGGTGAAGAGTGCATTCAAGAAAGTTGTCGAGAAAGCAAAATTGTCTCTAGGCTTGTGA
- the LOC105863114 gene encoding olfactory receptor 5B3-like, producing the protein MENSTEVTEFILLGLTNAPELQVPLFIIFTFIYLINMVGNLGMILLILLDSHLYTPMYFFLGNLSLVDFCYSTAVTPKVMAGLLIGDKVISYNACAAQMFFFGAFATVENFLLASMAYDRFAAVCKPLHYTTTMTTSVCACLATGCYVYSFLNASIHIGNTFSLSFCMSNRVHHFFCDLPAVLALSCSDRQVTELILVFMAGFNIFLALLVILISYLLIFSTILKMHSSAGYQKALSTCASHLTTVSIFYGTVIFMYLQPSSSHSMDIDKIASVFYTMVIPMLNPLVYSLRNKEVKCAFKKVVEKAKLSLGLTF; encoded by the coding sequence ATGGAGAACAGCACAGAAGTGACTGAGTTTATCCTTCTAGGTCTAACCAATGCCCCAGAACTACAAGTCCCTCTCTTTataatattcacttttatttatctCATCAATATGGTTGGGAACCTGGGGATGATCCTATTGATTCTCTtagactctcatctctacactcccatgtattttttccttgGTAACCTGTCTCTGGTGGACTTTTGCTACTCTACAGCTGTCACTCCCAAGGTCATGGCTGGGCTTCTTATAGGAGACAAGGTCATCTCCTACAACGCATGTGCTGCTCAAATGTTCTTTTTTGGAGCCTTTGCCACTGTGGAAAATTTCCTCTTGGCATCAATGGCCTATGACCGCTTTGCAGCGGTGTGCAAACCTCTACATTACACCACCACCATGACGacgagtgtgtgtgcatgtctggcCACAGGCTGCTATGTCTACAGTTTCCTGAATGCCTCCATCCACATTGGAAACACGTTCAGTCTCTCTTTCTGTATGTCCAATCGGGTCCATCACTTTTTCTGTGATCTTCCAGCAGTCCTGGCCCTATCTTGCTCTGACAGACAGGTTACTGAGCTAATTCTTGTTTTCATGGCAGGTTTCAACATCTTTTTGGCTCTTCTTGTTATCTTGATTTCCTACTTGCTCATATTTAGCACCATTCTGAAAATGCATTCATCTGCAGGATACCAAAAGGCTTTGTCCACCTGTGCTTCTCACCTCACTACAGTCTCTATCTTCTATGGAACAGTCATCTTTATGTACTTACAGCCCAGCTCCAGTCACTCCATGGACATAGACAAAATCGCATCTGTGTTCTACACCATGGTCATCCCTATGCTGAACCCTCTGGTCTACAGTCTGAGGAACAAAGAGGTCAAGTGTGCATTCAAGAAAGTGGTTGAGAAGGCAAAATTGTCTTTAGGATTGACTTTTTAA
- the LOC105863168 gene encoding olfactory receptor 5B2 — translation MENCTEVTQFILLGLTNAPELQVLLFILLTLIYLLTLIGNLGMMVLILLDSRLHTPMYFFLSSLSLADFGYSSAVTPKVMAGLLIGDKFISYNTCAAQMFFFVAFATVENYLLASMAYDRYAAVCKPLHYTTTMTTSVCAQLAIGSYICGFLNASFHIGDIFSLSFCKSSLVHHFFCDVPAVMALSCSDKHISEVVLVFMSSFNVVFALLVILISYMFVFITVSKMHSTQGHQKALSTCASHLTAVCIFYGTVIFMYLQPSSSHSMDTDKIASVFYAVVIPMLNPVVYSLRNNEVKRAFKKVVEKAKLSL, via the coding sequence ATGGAGAATTGTACAGAAGTGACACAGTTCATTCTTCTAGGACTAACCAATGCCCCGGAACTCCAGGTCCTCCTCTTTATATTACTCACTCTCATTTACCTCTTAACTCTGATTGGGAACCTGGGGATGATGGTGTTGATCCTGTTGGACTCTCGTCTCCACACTcccatgtactttttcctcaGTAGCTTGTCTCTAGCAGACTTTGGATACTCCTCAGCTGTCACTCCCAAGGTCATGGCTGGGCTCCTCATAGGAGACAAGTTCATCTCCTACAACACATGTGCTGctcaaatgttcttttttgtaGCTTTTGCCACTGTGGAAAATTACCTGTTGGCATcaatggcctatgaccgctacgCGGCAGTGTGTAAACCACTACATTACACCACCACCATGACGACGAGTGTGTGTGCTCAGCTGGCCATAGGCTCCTACATCTGTGGTTTCCTAAATGCTTCCTTCCACATTGGGGACATATTCAGTCTCTCTTTCTGTAAATCCAGCCTGGTCCATCACTTTTTCTGTGATGTTCCAGCAGTCATGGCCCTGTCTTGCTCTGATAAACACATTAGTGAGGTGGTTCTGGTTTTTATGTCAAGCTTTAATGTTGTTTTTGCTCTGTTGGTTATTTTGATCTCCTACATGTTTGTATTTATCACCGTCTCAAAGATGCACTCAACTCAGGGACACCAGAAGGCTTTGTCCACCTGTGCTTCTCACCTCACTGCAGTCTGCATCTTCTATGGGACAGTCATCTTCATGTACTTACAGCCCAGCTCCAGTCACTCCATGGACACAGACAAAATTGCATCTGTGTTCTATGCTGTGGTCATCCCCATGCTAAACCCTGTTGTCTACAGCCTGAGGAACAACGAAGTCAAGAGGGCATTCAAGAAAGTTGTTGAGAAAGCAAAACTTTCTCTATGA
- the LOC105863167 gene encoding olfactory receptor 5B12-like codes for MENSSEVNEFRLLGLTDIPELQVPLFITFTLVYLITVIGNLGMIVLILLDSRLHTPMYFFLSNLSLADCVYSSAVTPKVMVGLLTGEKVISYGGCVAQMFFFVAFASVDCFLLAVMAYDRHAAVCKPLRYTATMTTSACTHMVMGCYVWGFVESAIHTGLTFRLSFCHSNVVHHFFCDIPPILALSCSDLYMNEIVLFILAAFNVVFALTVILTSYLFILIAILRMHSAEGQKKAFSTCASHLTAVTIFYGTVIFMYLQPSSSHSMDNDQMASVFYTIIIPMLNPIVYSLRNKEVNNAFKKAMEKMKTLLNK; via the coding sequence ATGGAAAATAGCAGTGAAGTGAATGAGTTTAGACTCTTGGGGCTGACTGATATTCCAGAGCTGCAAGTGCCCCTCTTCATAACGTTCACCCTCGTTTATCTCATCACCGTCATTGGAAACCTGGGGATGATTGTGCTAATTCTGCTGGACTCCCGTCTCCACACTCCaatgtattttttcctcagtAATCTCTCGCTGGCAGACTGTGTCTACTCCTCTGCTGTTACTCCCAAAGTGATGGTTGGGCTTCTCACAGGGGAGAAAGTTATTTCCTACGGGGGATGTGTTGCTCAAATGTTCTTCTTCGTGGCTTTCGCCAGTGTTGACTGTTTTCTACTTGCTGTCATGGCCTATGATCGTCACGCGGCAGTGTGTAAGCCCTTACGTTACACCGCCACCATGACTACCAGTGCGTGCACTCACATGGTGATGGGCTGCTACGTCTGGGGCTTCGTTGAATCAGCCATCCACACTGGGCTCACCTTCCGCCTCTCCTTCTGCCATTCAAATGTGGTCCACCACTTTTTTTGCGATATCCCCCCAATCCTGGCTCTTTCCTGTTCCGACCTCTACATGAATGAGATTGTGCTCTTTATCTTAGCAGCTTTCAACGTTGTTTTCGCCCTTACAGTTATCTTGACGTCTTATCTGTTTATACTCATTGCCATCCTGAGGATGCACTCGGCAGAAGGACAGAAgaaagccttctccacctgtgcTTCTCACCTCACTGCTGTCACTATATTCTATGGAACTGTCATCTTCATGTACCTACAACCCAGTTCTAGTCATTCTATGGACAATGACCAAATGGCATCTGTGTTTTACACAATAATAATTCCTATGTTGAACCCAATAGTCTATAGTCTAAGGAATAAAGAGGTTAATAATGCTTTCAAAAAAGCCATGGAGAAGATGAAGACTCTgctcaacaaataa